The following proteins are co-located in the Streptococcus anginosus genome:
- the ldcB gene encoding LD-carboxypeptidase LdcB/DacB: MKKMFDHKEQRFSIRKYSCGAASVLIGCVLFMGGQAVSADEQVTTDTSIETSQVNTAAKNNIQNTTGSTAVAPQTATTQKEVVEKAPAPVRSSATMMSVEKSSVDTQETTKIVDKTASAATDTRRVQSTTVDAATQTEDETTNSSVDATTDTATPSTTVKVEKNPAEKEAGKKEIDVAKLMDKTQTAHEARLAESKVIQTVPSLPSQGYYTYTKRTEVKNEPKASAALQFYVNAGDRVYYDRVLVADGYQWLSYRSYSGIRRYAAINKLVTEPVQPAKPTPSSTGTLPSRGRYTFSETAEVKNEAKWSAPTQFTFNRGDSVNYDKVLENDGYQWISYISYSGMRRYAAVTKLAQPAPQRPAQSQVTGTIHIENKTSQGFDVVVTNVSSTKGVKTVKLPIWSSQGGQDDVIWYDAIKQIDGTYKLSVDIRRHKNNRGEYNIHMYYIQSDGSLQGVTGTTTKVEEPKYSVTGTIHIENKTSQGFDVVVTDVSSTKGVKTVKLPVWSSQGGQDDIIWYDAAKQIDGTYKLSVDIRRHKNNYGDYNVHMYYVQSDGSLQGVTGTTTKVEEPKYSVTGTIHIENKTSQGFDVVVTDVSSTKGVKTVKLPIWSSQGGQDDVIWYDAVKQTDGTYKLSVDIRRHKNNYGDYNVHMYYVQSDGSLQGVMGTTTKVEEPKYSVTGTINIQNKTSQGFDVLITNVSDSNGISRVKVPIWTDKGGQDDIIWYDATKQSDGNYKVSVNIDKHKGEYGEYNIHLYYIESNGKVRGVSGTKTTVVAPSSARESIPSQGVYTFKKEVEVKNSPTMTAKTEFTFARGERIRYDKVLDADHHQWISYVSYSGTRRYIPIATLTNEEAPKPVQVTGTIHIENKTSQGFDVVVTNVSSTKGVKTVKLPVWSSQGGQDDVIWYDAAKQTDGTYKLNVDIRRHKNNRGEYNIHMYYVQSDGSLQGVTGTTTKVEEPKYSVTGTIHIENKTSQGFDVVVTNVSSTKGVKTVKLPVWSSQGGQDDVIWYDAIKQTDGTYKLSVDIRRHKNNRGEYNIHMYYVQSDGSLQGVTGTTTKVEGPQTGAKEVQYNGSYYFIQGKYDEIVVANKKHPMAANYNPGENPTAKAAFLRLRNDMIAQGYNVGYAYSGFRSYDYQKVLYQNYVNKDGQAAADRYSARPGYSEHQTGLVFDLTDKAGNLLEDAAASNWLKNNAHRYGFVVRYQPGKEASTGYMPEAWHIRYIGKEADEVYHSGLSLEEYYGFEGGDYASSVTPSKPTTPSPQTPSIPAQGVYRFTKRSSIKAEARMSAPELAYYDAGQSVTYDKVLNADGATWISYIAFSGKRRYIAVA; the protein is encoded by the coding sequence ATGAAAAAAATGTTTGATCACAAAGAACAACGTTTTTCCATTCGTAAATATTCGTGTGGTGCAGCTTCTGTTTTGATTGGGTGTGTCCTCTTTATGGGTGGTCAAGCAGTATCGGCTGATGAACAAGTTACAACAGACACAAGTATTGAAACGTCTCAAGTAAATACTGCCGCAAAAAATAATATTCAAAACACAACTGGATCAACTGCTGTGGCTCCTCAAACAGCAACAACTCAGAAAGAAGTTGTTGAAAAAGCACCTGCACCAGTTCGTTCATCAGCAACTATGATGTCTGTTGAAAAGTCTTCTGTAGATACTCAAGAAACTACAAAAATTGTAGACAAAACTGCCTCTGCAGCAACAGATACAAGACGTGTTCAATCTACTACTGTTGATGCAGCGACACAGACAGAAGACGAAACAACAAATTCATCTGTTGATGCAACAACAGACACAGCTACCCCTTCAACAACTGTAAAAGTTGAAAAGAATCCTGCTGAAAAAGAAGCAGGAAAAAAAGAAATTGATGTCGCAAAGTTGATGGATAAAACGCAAACAGCGCACGAAGCACGTTTGGCAGAATCCAAAGTAATACAAACTGTACCTTCTTTACCAAGCCAAGGTTACTATACTTATACGAAACGTACAGAAGTGAAAAATGAACCGAAAGCAAGTGCAGCATTGCAGTTTTATGTGAATGCAGGCGATCGCGTTTACTATGACCGAGTTTTGGTTGCGGATGGTTACCAATGGCTTAGCTATCGCTCTTATAGCGGTATCCGTCGTTATGCGGCTATTAATAAGTTGGTAACAGAACCAGTTCAACCTGCAAAGCCAACACCTTCTTCAACAGGAACACTCCCTTCTAGAGGAAGATATACTTTCTCTGAAACGGCAGAGGTTAAGAATGAAGCCAAATGGTCAGCTCCGACACAATTTACTTTTAATAGAGGCGATAGCGTTAACTATGATAAAGTGTTGGAAAATGATGGTTATCAATGGATTAGCTATATTTCTTATAGTGGAATGCGTCGTTATGCAGCTGTTACAAAGTTAGCTCAGCCAGCACCTCAAAGACCAGCTCAAAGTCAAGTGACAGGTACGATTCACATTGAAAACAAGACTTCCCAAGGTTTCGATGTGGTGGTAACGAATGTCAGCTCGACCAAGGGTGTGAAGACGGTGAAGTTGCCTATTTGGTCTAGTCAAGGCGGTCAAGATGATGTGATCTGGTACGATGCGATTAAGCAAATAGATGGCACCTATAAGTTGAGTGTAGATATTCGCCGTCATAAAAATAATCGCGGTGAATATAACATACACATGTATTACATTCAGTCAGATGGTAGCCTGCAAGGGGTAACCGGCACAACAACTAAAGTAGAAGAACCGAAATACAGCGTGACAGGTACCATTCACATTGAAAACAAGACCTCGCAAGGCTTTGATGTGGTGGTGACAGATGTCAGCTCAACCAAGGGTGTGAAGACAGTGAAGTTGCCTGTTTGGTCCAGTCAAGGCGGTCAAGATGACATCATCTGGTACGATGCAGCCAAGCAAATAGACGGCACCTACAAGTTGAGTGTGGATATTCGTCGTCATAAGAATAACTACGGTGACTATAATGTGCACATGTATTACGTTCAGTCAGACGGCAGCTTGCAAGGTGTGACGGGTACCACGACTAAGGTGGAAGAACCTAAATATAGTGTGACCGGCACGATTCACATTGAAAATAAGACTTCGCAAGGTTTTGATGTGGTGGTGACAGATGTCAGCTCCACCAAAGGTGTGAAGACAGTGAAGTTGCCTATTTGGTCTAGTCAAGGCGGTCAAGATGATGTAATCTGGTACGATGCAGTTAAGCAAACAGATGGCACCTATAAGTTGAGTGTGGACATTCGTCGTCATAAGAATAACTACGGTGACTATAATGTGCACATGTATTACGTTCAGTCGGATGGTAGCTTGCAAGGTGTAATGGGTACCACGACTAAGGTGGAAGAGCCAAAATATAGTGTGACTGGCACCATTAACATTCAAAATAAGACATCTCAAGGCTTTGATGTCCTGATTACAAATGTGTCAGACAGCAATGGAATTTCTAGAGTGAAAGTTCCTATCTGGACAGATAAGGGCGGTCAAGACGATATTATTTGGTATGATGCCACTAAGCAAAGTGATGGAAATTATAAAGTTTCTGTCAATATTGATAAGCACAAGGGGGAATATGGCGAATATAATATTCACCTTTACTACATTGAATCAAATGGCAAAGTAAGAGGTGTTAGCGGTACCAAGACAACCGTAGTGGCACCAAGTTCTGCAAGAGAATCCATTCCGTCTCAAGGAGTTTATACTTTTAAAAAGGAAGTTGAAGTCAAAAATAGTCCCACAATGACGGCTAAGACTGAATTTACCTTTGCAAGAGGAGAAAGAATTCGCTATGATAAGGTATTGGACGCAGATCATCATCAATGGATTAGTTATGTTAGCTACAGTGGTACACGTCGCTATATCCCAATTGCAACCTTAACAAATGAAGAAGCTCCCAAACCTGTTCAGGTGACTGGCACGATTCACATTGAGAATAAAACTTCGCAAGGCTTTGATGTGGTGGTGACGAATGTCAGCTCCACCAAAGGTGTGAAGACAGTGAAACTTCCTGTTTGGTCTAGTCAAGGCGGTCAAGATGATGTGATTTGGTATGATGCAGCCAAGCAAACAGACGGCACTTACAAGTTGAATGTGGACATTCGTCGTCATAAAAATAATCGTGGCGAGTACAACATTCACATGTACTATGTTCAGTCGGACGGTAGTTTGCAGGGTGTAACGGGGACTACGACTAAGGTGGAAGAACCCAAATACAGCGTGACTGGCACGATTCACATTGAAAACAAGACTTCCCAAGGTTTCGATGTGGTGGTAACGAATGTCAGCTCCACCAAGGGTGTGAAGACAGTAAAGCTGCCTGTTTGGTCCAGTCAAGGCGGTCAAGATGATGTGATCTGGTACGATGCGATTAAGCAAACAGATGGCACCTATAAGTTGAGTGTAGATATCCGCCGCCATAAAAATAATCGTGGCGAGTACAACATTCACATGTACTATGTTCAGTCGGACGGTAGTTTGCAAGGTGTGACGGGTACGACAACTAAGGTGGAAGGCCCTCAAACAGGTGCAAAAGAAGTACAATATAATGGCTCCTACTACTTTATCCAAGGTAAATATGATGAAATTGTAGTGGCAAACAAAAAGCATCCGATGGCTGCTAACTACAATCCTGGTGAAAATCCAACTGCAAAAGCTGCCTTTCTTCGATTAAGAAATGATATGATTGCTCAAGGCTATAATGTTGGTTATGCTTACAGCGGATTTAGAAGTTATGATTATCAAAAAGTTCTGTATCAAAATTATGTGAACAAAGATGGTCAAGCTGCTGCGGATCGTTACTCTGCACGTCCGGGTTATAGTGAGCACCAAACAGGTCTTGTCTTTGATTTAACGGATAAAGCGGGCAATCTTTTAGAGGACGCTGCTGCAAGTAATTGGTTGAAGAACAATGCACATCGCTACGGTTTTGTAGTCCGTTACCAACCAGGGAAAGAAGCTTCGACAGGATACATGCCAGAAGCATGGCATATTCGTTACATCGGTAAGGAAGCTGATGAAGTTTACCATTCTGGTTTGAGTTTAGAGGAATATTATGGCTTTGAAGGTGGAGATTACGCTTCATCAGTAACCCCGTCAAAACCAACGACTCCGTCTCCCCAAACACCCTCTATCCCTGCTCAAGGTGTATATCGTTTTACAAAACGCTCCTCTATCAAAGCAGAAGCTAGAATGTCAGCTCCTGAATTGGCTTATTATGATGCCGGGCAATCGGTCACTTATGATAAGGTTTTGAATGCAGATGGTGCGACATGGATTTCTTACATTGCTTTTAGCGGAAAGAGACGGTATATTGCTGTTGCTTAA
- a CDS encoding DUF6287 domain-containing protein: MKNSYKLVSITMLCSLLLLSACHKNETKSDSNDHSTVKTAQSSYKKAKSSKAKKKMTANASSNKKAGDSTQSAASEQMSPAQSSTTQPSSSTTNADSNTSPAAEAKSTVDVNALASGDFSTISGTWSNDLGKSITINPNGQAAFAGEKREYGLTSEKIVANTFWGTIYPKDAQVGGAAFIVVPAGVADPVTGQVSNTDRILSGQDENANTHPFYRN; the protein is encoded by the coding sequence ATGAAAAATTCATATAAATTAGTAAGTATAACTATGTTGTGCTCTTTGCTTTTACTGAGCGCTTGCCATAAAAATGAAACAAAAAGTGATTCGAATGACCATTCGACAGTAAAGACTGCACAAAGTAGTTATAAAAAAGCAAAATCATCTAAAGCTAAGAAAAAGATGACTGCTAATGCGAGTAGTAATAAAAAAGCAGGGGACAGTACTCAATCTGCTGCTAGTGAACAGATGTCACCTGCTCAATCGTCAACTACTCAACCCTCTTCAAGTACAACTAACGCCGATAGTAATACTTCTCCTGCAGCAGAAGCAAAGTCTACAGTTGACGTAAACGCTCTTGCTAGTGGTGATTTTTCAACAATTTCAGGAACTTGGAGTAATGACTTGGGAAAAAGTATTACCATTAATCCTAATGGTCAAGCTGCTTTTGCAGGTGAGAAAAGAGAGTATGGTCTTACTTCTGAAAAAATAGTCGCAAACACATTTTGGGGAACGATTTATCCTAAAGACGCTCAAGTAGGTGGTGCTGCTTTTATTGTGGTTCCTGCTGGTGTAGCTGATCCTGTTACGGGACAGGTTTCTAATACAGACCGGATTTTGAGTGGGCAAGATGAAAATGCCAATACACATCCTTTCTACAGAAATTAA